The Eschrichtius robustus isolate mEscRob2 chromosome 16, mEscRob2.pri, whole genome shotgun sequence DNA segment AGATCAGGGGCCAAGACGTCCCCACCCTGGGACTGCAGTCCAGGCAGAGGTGCCACTGAGGGGTCACTATGAACTAAGCAGAGAGCCATGCCAAGGCCCACAGAAAAGACCCCAGCAGTGGGCTGAGGGCTACTCTCCAGTCCGCCCCTTGACAGAGGAAAGCACCTTATACCTGGTTCTCCCCTCACTGTAGTCCCAGCAGGCCCTgggcccccaacacacacagctTGGCTGGGCTGACTCCTAGACCACCCAAAAGGAGGTCCCCCAAACACTGGGGCACGGGGTGGCAGTTGGTGCAGCACTCTGTCCCCAGGACGTGGCCGCCCTGCAGTACCGCGCTCCCCGGCTCGCAGTGGACTGCCTCACCCAAGCCCTTCCAGGTCCACCCCACGCTGCCCTGATCCTGGACGTGGCCTGTGGTACTGGCCTAGTGGCTGCAGAGGTGAGACCACCCTAGATCCCCTGCCCTCCCTTCAGCCCCCACTTGCTCAAAATTCCTACTACCCCAGGCCCCAGATCCCCGCCTCCCTGCTCAGACTCACTGGTTCCAAACACTTGGGCTACATCCACTGCGGGGACCACTGTCCTCCCCGAGGTGCAGGGACCTAACTGGGAGGTGGCAGGTATGAATTGTGACTGGGTCCCCCAACCCCAGCTGCAGGCTCggggcttcctccagctgcatGGGGTGGATGGGAGCCCAGGAATGCTGGAACAGGCCCGGGCCCGTGGCCTCTACCAGCACCTCAGCCTCTGCACCCTGGGTCAGGAGCCTCTACCCAGCTCTGAAggtactccccctcccccttcagcACCCCAAGGCACACCCTCTGACCAAGCCCACTTGATGGAGCCCCTTTCTTTTGCCAAGACTCCATCCCCCTTGCCTAGCCCTCCACAAGCCCCCTCCCACACTGAGTCCTATTCTCTTTTCGAGCCCCCCAATCCCTCACTGAGACACTTCCTCTGAAACTTCCGTCCCATGATCTGACCTCAGTCCAGGACTGGGCCACATCTGCCATATCCCCCACGGGATCTGGGTCCCACAGACACCAGTGGCAGGCCTGGTCCCTCCCCAGGCCCCATCATGCACACCATCCTCCAGGGTGGTCTGAGGCCACACTGAAGACAAACCACCACACCACATCCGCACCTCCACACAGGGACCTATGACGCGGTGCTGACGGTGGGCGCCCTCAGTGACGGCCATGTGCCCTGCAGTGCCGTACCCGAGCTCCTGCGAGTTACCAAGCCAGGTGAGAAGCAGCCCATCCAACCACACACAGGCACCTTCCCTTCTCCACACCCACAGACACAAGCCTCAGAAAGCCTCAGGCCAAGCGAGAGTAGGGttatgcccagggtcacacagcctagCATCGCAGTCACAGCTGCCGGCACAGGCTCGGCCTCAGCTGCCACCATCAACGGGCCCAGGCAAACAGGCAGGGCAGGCAGGTTGCCAGCCTGCCTCTTATCCACTGGGAAACCGGAAACAACTCCACTCTCCTCTCcagcctctatttcctcatcaaTAAGCAGAGTGGCACAGTCCCTTCCCCACAGGATTGCAGTGAGAACTGGGTCAAGTAGTGTCTGTAAGGCCTGTGTTTcagtcctggcacatagtaggggatCCGTTTAGTTCCCTCATCTTCCAGCTTCCCCACTAACTTAGGGGGAGTCTCTTTcgtgacctcagtttcctcatctgtgaaatggggctgcTCAGGTGAGATGATAGATGTGAGTGCTTTTCTATAAACTCCACAAGTGGGGCTGATGTGCAGGTGAGGGTTGTGTTTACTGTGCTGCTACTGTGTGCCTTGCTTCTGCCCTGGGGAGAAGGTACACACCCAACCCACATGCCCCGGGAAGGGGCCAGGGGAAAAAGACCAAGCCCGAGGTGGGCCCACAGGGCTGTGGGTGCTCAATGCCCTGCGAATTCAGAAAAGAGAGGCATTTGGGACAGCTGGGATGGGGAGTGAGGGGCAGTCCACGCAGGAACACAGCCTAAGCGAAGTCCCAGGCAGAAAGGAGAGTGGTAGAGTGTGCGGATCATGAGGCTCAGACCTGGCTGCAGGACAGGATCTGGAAGCCCCGAAGGTGCCCCATCACAGCAAGATTGCATCTGCTCCCTGCCCCTTCACCCCTGCTGGGCTCAGCAGGGGCCTTGGCTAAGTCAAGGCAGGTCTAGGCAGGCCTCATCCTCAGGGAACCACAGAGTCTGACAGATGCAGGGACATTGGTAGCGTCAGAGAGAGAGGTAGTGATCAGGCTCAGGAGGACAGGAAACTCCCATCACCTGAACCAGTAAGGACCAGACCTCCTCGCCCAGCCTGTGCTTGCCAGTCCCCTCAGCCGGCCAGACTGCCTGCCCACATGTCACAGCCTCCCTTGCTTCAGAGCCTTTCCTCTCACGAAGCCCCTCTCCGCCAGTAGCACCCTGCTTCTCCTTacctcctcctccaggaggcCTTCCAGACTCCTCTCTCCTGAGTATATCTGAGCCCGCActgggcatacagtaggtgccTGGAGAAGACCTGGAGTGAcaaggtcattcattcattctttcagccaGTGCTTGCTGACTGTGCTGGCCTTCCTGTGAGACAGGGTAACATCCCAGCAagctgggaaactgaggctccaagaggtGAAGGGAGTTGCCCAAGGTCCAAAGCCCATAAGCATTCAGACACAGCTGTATCCTCCAGCAGAGGGGCTGGGTGAACAGTGAGAAGGGAGCCCCCTCTGTCAAGGGGATTCAGCCAAAAATTCCCAGCATAAAGGACACTCGGGCCTTGAAAGGTGTGTAGGAGGCCGTTAAGCTGAGGAAGCAGAGGGTATTCCTGGGGGAGGGATCAGTGAGCACCAGGGGCTTGGAGATGGGAAAGGCTGGCCCGGGGACAAAGCTGGGAGAACTTCCTCCCTTGAGGATGTGAGAAGGAAGGGGACAACCTTCCTGTCCctggctcctgcccctcccccactcacctgctccttccccacccctccccaggtgGGCTGCTGTGTCTGACCACCAGGACCAACCCATCCAACCTGCGTTACAAAGAGGCGCTGGAGGCCACCCTGGCCAGGCTGGAGCAGGCCAGGGCTTGGGAACGCCTGGTGGCCTGGCCTGTGGACCAGTGGGAACTGGCCACCTCCGAGCTCGAGCTGGGGCCTGGCGCCTCTGACAGCGACGGCTTCATCTCCGGCATCGTCTACCTGTACCGAAAGCAGGAGGCAGCCCAGGCCGAGGGAGTGAGGCCCGGTGCCTAGCCCCCAGCTGGCCTCCGACCCTCCATGAGGCCTCGGCCAGGCTCATCGCTGGGCCTCCTCTGCTTTGCCTGTAAAACGAGGCCGCTGCACCAACCCTGCCCCTCAGGAGAGCTATGCCTATTAAATGAGTCCCAGAAGCGGCAGCAGAACTCTGGCTCGGTGGTTTTCTCACCCCTGCAAAGAGTGACATCTGTCCCTATGGAggacagaagagaagaaacaggACAGAGAGGGACCCCATCGCTGGCTGTCCCTGTGCCAGGCACGATAGGGCCACAGATATGACTCTGACCCCTCCCGGGGTGGAGGGCCCTCTCCCTCTAACTCACAGACCAGGAACCCGTGCTCACGCATCTGGGCCTTGGCCAAACACTCTCACGTGTCCAGGAttcggtttcctcatctctaaagggATCAGAATGCAGAGCTGAGGAGCTCAGGGCGTAGCTTGGAGGCTGCCCCAGAGCTGGGCAGGTGAAAAGGCCTCGGTGACTGTCAGCACCAGCACCAGGTGGGGATGGGAACAGGGCTGATGATAACGCCTGCAAACAGGAGCCAGGggagggcttcatggaggaggaggCGCAGAGCTGAGCCTTCGGGACTAGAATTCAGAAgggtggagaaagggaaaaggacATTCCAGGCTGAGGGCAGAGACAGCCTGAGCAAAGGCTGGGAGAAGGGACCCGGGGGGTGAGCAGACCAGCCTGGAGGCCCAGACAAAGCTGGAACaaaaggaggggagggcaggtggcTCATCCCCCAGGGCTGGCTGTTCTCATCTGTCCTCCCTCCTAGAGTCCCCAGCACTTCCCTAAGGTCCTGGGCTTTACGCTCTGACAAATGGAGGGCTTGAGCAAGGTGACTCCAAAGGTCGGGGCCAGTTTCGATGTCTCACAATTCCCCAAAACCAGTTTTGTAAGTCTTCTGGTCCTGGCCACCACACGGCGGTCctgcccctcaccacccccctGCCCAGGCTTCCAACCCTGCCCTCCCCTTCACCTCCACAGCTGAAATCAGAAACGATACAGTCTTCCTGTGCACAGGTCCCGTTTATTGTAGAAAATAATAGCAATCACTGTGACAAATAgtttaaattacaaaacagaaacctcGTAGCAGGCAGGGGAAAGCCCCAGGACTTCCTGGGGTTAGGGCCAGTGAAAGAGCATTCCCCCTGTCTCTCCAGCCTCTCCAATGACCTTGGCAGGGGTGAGGATCCAGAGGTAGCCAGTCTCAAGGGGCCCGGGGTCCTTCTTCGGAGGCCGCAGGGCAGGGGCGGGAAGGGGTGTGGGCAGCCTGGGCCGCCTCCAtagccccctcccccgccactaCCCAAACCAGTTCGTAGCACCTCCGCCCCTCCCCTCTAAACCTGTCCGTCCACTCTTTGCTCGGCAACTATGCTCCAAGGGCAGGTGGGTGAGCAAGGCAGCCGTTCTCGTGGCCACAGGTTTCCATGGGCAAGGCACAGCCCCAGTGCTCGCTGACCCACCCAGCGGATGCTGgcagagggagtggggaggatCAAAGAAGGGGACAGCGGTCAGCACGGACGTGGTCCCATGGTCCGCTGAGCACCCACTCAGAGGCAGAGCCCAAGCAAAGTCAGGGCTGAGCCGTCCGGGCCAGCAGGAGCCAGCCCCCTGTATCCTCAGCCATTCCGAGGAGGGTGGTACAGGAGTCTCTTTCCATCCATCCTTGCTAGTGCTGGAGGTGACCTTGAGAAAATGTCCAAGAGGGCCAGAAGGGGCTGAGGGCTGCTGGCCAACGGCCTGGCTCAGTCCCTGCTTGGCAGGGCCATCCTGGGGTCACAGTAAGCTCAGTCCagggagaaacaaaggaaaagagtcAACGGTAGCGCCTTACACGTAGTTGCTGGCTGGGGCGGAGCGGGCGGCAGAGTACCTGGCCGAGTAGGGCTTGTCGGTACGGGGCGGGCAGTTGCAGCAAAGCAAGGCCCCACCGAGCATCAGCAGGCCAGAGGCGGCCCAGCCAATGTAGAGCGAGGCACCCATCTCCCGCTTCTGGCCCGAGGCCACCAGTGGGTTATAAAAGTCGCGGATGATATTGTGGGCCGTCCAGGACACGGGCACCATCACCAGCAAGCCGGCCAGCAGGAACACCACGCCGGCCACGATCATGGTCTTGGCCTTGGCGCTCTCATCCTCCACGCAGTTGGTGCACTTGCCGCCCACCACCGAGAGCAGCACACCGAGCACGGCCAAGATGATGCAGACGACGATGAGGGCGCGGGCCGCCTGCAGGTCCTGCGGCAGCGCCAGCAGCGAGTCGTACACCTTGCACTGCATCTGGCCCGTGCTCTGCACCACGCAGTTCATCCACAGGCCCTCCCAGATGGTCTGGGACGTGACGATGTTGCTGCCGATGAAGGCCGTCACGCGCCACATGGGCAGCGCGCAGCTCAGTATGGCGCCCAGCCAGCCCAGCACGGCCAGAGCGATACCCATCACCTGCAGCCCCATGGAAGCCATAGCTTAGCGTCTGCTGGGGTCTAGGACCTGGAAGCCTGTGGGGATCCGGCCCTGGATGCTGTAGGAGTCCAAGTGCCGAGGATGAACACTCAGCGTTCGCAGGGAGGTCTTTCACAGCAAGTCCAGAGGCAAAGCCAGTTGGAGCAGCTCTGGGTGTCTCTCCTGAGAGTCAGCGGCACAAACCCAGCGAGCGTAAGAGTGTAACAGAACCAGTTCCTTCCTGCCAACAGCTGCCGCAAGCTCTCAGGCTAAAGACTGGAGCAGTTATATGGCTCCGCAGGAGGGGCGGGGGCCGAGGGAGGGGTTTCAGTCCCTGGAGCCGCCCCCTGACCAGTTTCTCTAGATTCCTGAGCCTGCCAACAAAGGAACTTTCAGGCCCCAGCCCTTGGCCCCTGAGTCACCACCCTGGAGAGCCAGTCTCAGAGGAAACTGCTctttccccctgcccccagaccCATGCTGAGGTCATCCGGGAGATAGACACTGAGTCACAGCCTATAAACACCTGGACCTACCTGGGGGGCCGGAGGGGGGAGCCAGGCCCAGCCAGGTTTGGGGCCTGAAGACCAGGGTCCCCACACCCCAGGGCTCCCTCATTCCAGGCTTGGGTGGTTGGATGGAAGGTGGCGACCTTCAGGGAGAGGGTCTGAGGATAGAGTCCTGGGAACGTCACAGAGCAGCCCCACCATGATTACAGTCGTCAGCGTCCTCAGCAGCTGCATCACTGGCCTGATAATTACAATTAAGAGTCTCGCCATCCATGCATCCACCGCGTCTGGACATTGGCCTGATGTAGTCCAGTTTTAAGGACCAAGGAGCTGGGGGGCCCGGACTCCTGGGTCCATCACGTGCCCTCCCCATCTCTCACCACCATCACCTGGCTTCCCAGCCCTGCTGCAGGAGGGGTCTTGGAGGTGATGCCCTTTTGGCCAAAGAGAGAAGGAAGCCTGCCCCCCACCTCAGAAGTTTCAGCCAGTTTCTGCTGGGGCTAAGCCGGCTTGGCCAGAATTAGGTCGGGGAGgtcaccaagagaaaaccatggGCCAGACCCTGGGGACATCAGTCCAGCAAACAGGTGTTTACTTAGTGAAGATACACAGAACGGTCCTCCGGTAAAGCCAGAATGGGAGCAAAGTCCCATGAGACTTGGAAGGGGAGGTAAAACTCAGCTGGGGTGTAGGGGGTGGTGCCTGGGAGGGGGCCTGACAGGGAGGAGGAGTTGCCTGGCATAACTCCAGCAGGCACTGAATTCTTGGGTTGTGCTGCAGAGGGCACTGATGACAGAAATCACCATGGACGGGGCCCTCTGGAGTTGGGCAAGGCAGCAGGACTAGGTGAAGGAGAACTTCAGGGAGAGGGAACAGCGAGGGCCAAGGTGCCCAAGGTGGGGAAATGCAGCTAGTTCTGGGAACCAGAACAGATTCAGAGGAATCCAGTCTGACCAGAGACGGGGTAGTGGGGGAGGGGCCAGAGGAAAAGAGCCAGAAATCTCTGCCTCAGGCATCACGGAGCCCTGGGCTGTGCACAGAGGCTGTGAGACCAGCAAGGGCATTGGATGCCAGGCTGAGAAAGGGGTCTCTGGAAACAGGATGGAGGTGAAAGCCAGGCAGAGGGCGAGGATCAGGAAGGGCCTGATTCAGGGCAGGGGGCTTTGGGAACCTAAGGGAAGGAGTCATTGTGGCGGGGAGAGAGAATGGCCAGGCTCATCCTGGCTGGATCTAGGGAACCCCACCCCCTTTCTTCCCCACGTGCTGGGGAGCTCATCCCAGGCGCCAGGGCTCCAATGAGTCCCTGAGCCCCCAGCATTGTCCAGCCCCGTGCCTGGTGCCCTGGGGCAGCTGGGTGTCTAATCTGACCCTTTCAGTGGTCCCTGAGCTTCCCGAGAAAGAGAGCTATCCTGCGTGCGTGATTTGGGTAGAAGCCTTCTGTGAGCTATTTAAAGCGTGCTGACAGCCTGTGGAACCATAGGGCTGGCAGGGATAATCTAGcgcgatggggaaactgaggtctttGTACCGTGGCTGACTGTAAACACTTCGGTCTCCCCTACGAGGCTGGGGGCTCCTGAAGGATAGGTGTTCAGCCTCAGAGCTCAGCGCAGGGGTTGACATggactaggtgctcaataaggcAGGAGGCACCATCCCGGGTCCCAgctgccctcccccactccccctcacccccaggcaCGCACACCAACACAAACAGGGATAGTTTCTGCCAGGACCACGCCTCCCTGGCGTTCTCCTTACGAGGCTTTGAAGAACAGCACACAAACAGGCCTGTGGACTGAGCAACGGAGATACTATCCTTCCAGAGGAACGATAAGCGATTCCCTGCAGTGACCCCATCACATCCTGCCTATCAGTAAGCAGGGCAAGCACTCTTACTGCCTTTGcacagatgggtaaactgaggcccagggagggccgGGGGGCTTGCCCAGAATGGGGTGTGCTGGTCATTCCAGCCCTTCAGTAAGGTTTCTGCCTACAGAAGTGAATTGGCCGGACGGCCAGACCCTCACTCACCCCCTAcacgccccccccaacccccccgcaACTTCCTGCTCTTGTTCTGGGACACAGCCGACTGGCACTTGGAGAtgcaggagtgggggagggggagcacaCAGGCCCTAGAACTTTCCACCTGTGGCCCAACAGAAGTGACTAAGAAGCTGTCCTTCCCTGCCCAGCTCAGCCAAGCACTtcagaggcaggggaggggctgaAAGCTAGGGGGAGGACAGGTGCAGGAGGGCCCAAGGCAAAGGGCAGGCCCAGGGCAGGGTAGGTCTGCAGGGAGCTCAGGCGGAGCTCGGAGCTCGAGGTGCTCAGGTGTGAAAGAGAAACAGGAGCCAGTCCTGGGCGAGCCGTGAGTCCTCTGCACATGAGTGGAGCTggagaaatatttgttgaggcTTCATTTATGCCAGGAGACAGTGGCTGGGTCCCACACACCTGCTGCGGGAGAAACACCggcaaagctggaacaattttcCTACACCCACTCTGGCTCCCTGGGCCTTGGTCCTCCCAACAGCTTAGACAACCTTTCACTGTGACACTTTACTAATGTGTCTGCCATGCATTACTTTtgcttttggggctgagagggcaGGGTTagcacttatttctttttctttctcccaacatACACTGTCTAACTTTACGCCAATAGAATTGTATCTTACACGCTGGTTTTTATCAAGGACAGCGCTCTCCCCAACCAGATCAGCTCACCCATCTCTGCCCATAACCCTCTCgccagccccgtgacctcggggaAGCCAGCTCCATCTCTGGGCCTCGACTTCTCTCTGTAAATTGAAGACATTAGCACTTTTCCCCGATCTAAGACAGATGTGAAATGAGGATGTGAAAATGCTTTGCGAGCTGAAAAGCTTGGGACCGTGAGGAGGAAAGAGCCAAGTTCATGTCACAAAGCATCAGGCCCTCAGCTCTGGTTCTACTCGCACCGAAGGGGAGCTAGGACTTCTCAGACCCCGGTCCCCAGGGCCCCAGGGGCTCAGCCAAGTCTTTGatcacaacacacacatacacacacacacacagccttgtGCCCAGCTCCCTGCATGTCCCTGGGAAAGTGGCAGGTAAAGTCTCCCATCCAACTCTGAGGCACCTTGCTGCCATCTGAGCCTTCTTTGTCCTTCTCTGGTCTGTGCGGGTCCACCAGACCCCTGCCGAGGTGGCCAGAGGAATCTCTGAGGGCTGGGCGGACCTGGGTCCCGGGACCCTTCACTCGTCTCCGCTGGGACCGGGAACTCTAAGGCCAGGTGTCAACTTAAAATTATTCTTCCCCACCAAACATACGTTTTGATCTGTATAAAACCAAATGgcttttctgaagaaaaaaaaaaagaagaagcctcACTCTCAGCTCAGAAATCAGTCTAGCCGGAAGTTGGTTCAAAACGATTTATTTTTGCAGGAGTTCACTAACTTCTCTGCCCACAGACACAAGTTAAGATCCTGTTCTTTTTTAACCAGAGACAATGTCATTAagttaaaaatttgtttaaattttagtaAATAATCTGCAATGGGGTGTCATAATTCTCTGTGAGTGTAAAGATTGTGTCTCTGAGTCACTTCAGAGCCATCGccctggatggtcccagaaggaggatcTCCTGGATGCTTCCAGCAAACAGGCGGTCACTTCCAGACCCCGGGCCGGTATGCGCTGGCCGCCTCCTGATGGCTCTGGCAACACTGGGGATTTCACTAGGGCAGGCCCAGCCCTGGCTGGGAGGGCTGGGCCCCAGGCTGGGACTTGCAGAATCTGGGGCAGAATGTGGTGGCCCTTTTATGGCTCTCATCTGAGATGACCCCAGCCCTCCCTGGgttgagtcccagctctgtcactaccAATTCTGTGACACTGGGCAATAGAATTAAACTCTCTCAACCAATTTCCTCATCCGGGGAAGGAGGACAACAACATCTCCCTCTGAGGCGCTGGGAGGCTCCGTGAAAACACCGAATCAAGGCCCACTCAGTCCACTGAGATTCTTCTCGCCGCCTTGACGCGGGTCCGGCGGGCCCAGCCCAGGCCCTAGAAAGCCACGGGCCCTGGGCTCAGAAGTGGAGGCCCTGGGCTGAGTGGGTAGCCCCCCGCCTGTAGCCTGACAGCCCACGCCGGTGGCCACCCTCCCCACTTGGCCCAGGACAGGGTAATGACAGGCCTGGTTGCACAGGAGGCCTGGCTACCCAGCCTGGCTGAGCCGGCGCTGCCCCCAGGCTGTACCCCACATACACGGAGGgagaaggtggggtggggtggcatCTCCAAGGAAAAGCAAGGCCACGCTGCTGGCTGCAGCCCCACGGCCCAGGCACTTTTGGGAACGGGATGGAGGGATGGCGGGGATGGAGATGGGttcagagagagggaggagctgAGTGGGGGGATGTGGGTGCTCTGAATGGGCTTGGTTAGAGAGAGGGGCTCAGAGCGGGGAAGGGCTCTGTGAAGGGGGGGAAACTtaaagacaggatgggactgagTGAGTTTTTAATTACTTTCCATAAAATTAGTGCTTCTGAGTCCAGCTTCTGCCTGGCAGTTTCAAAGAGCCCATATTTATGCAAGACTGGAGCCATCCTCACCCTCCCACGCTGCTGTCCACCATTCACAAGCCACTCCCCTGCTTCTCAGAGGGGTCCATCCCAGAGACAGGAGAACTCCTTCCCAgccccccatccctccctcctgctccccctACCTCACTTCAGAGCAGCCCCTGTCTCTTGATTGTAAGATACATCCATTTTccagaggcagaggaagaagaggacttAAAGGCCAGGGGATCCCCGAGGACCTTCTAATCTTTTGGAGGGATCAGTCCTGCCCAGCCCACACCCCCCAGCCAGGGAAGTCTCCTTCCACCAGCCCTTTCCTCCCACTGGTCAGCAGGAGCTGGGCCAGACAGCAGGCTAGGTGCCTTAGTATTATGAGAAATCATTTTTTCTCACTACAAAACCATGCAGGGCACCATCGTCCCAtcctagagatgagaaaactaagcctCGGAGAACTGATGTGACATTCCAGGGCCATGAGAATCATGAGAACAGTGGGAATTGGGCCAGTGCCTGCCCT contains these protein-coding regions:
- the METTL27 gene encoding LOW QUALITY PROTEIN: methyltransferase-like protein 27 (The sequence of the model RefSeq protein was modified relative to this genomic sequence to represent the inferred CDS: inserted 2 bases in 1 codon) → MALEEGRSLPEVRARVAASHGITDLAHKLHFYDQWAPDYDQDVAALQYRAPRLAVDCLTQALPGPPHAALILDVACGTGLVAAELQARGFLQLHGVDGSPGMLEQARARGLYQHLSLCTLGQEPLPSSEGTYDAVLTVGALSDGHVPCSAVPELLRVTKPGGLLCLTTRTNPSNLRYKEALEATLARLEQARAWERLVAWPXWTSGNWPPPSSSWGLAPLTATASSPASSTCTESRRQPRPRE
- the CLDN4 gene encoding claudin-4 — protein: MASMGLQVMGIALAVLGWLGAILSCALPMWRVTAFIGSNIVTSQTIWEGLWMNCVVQSTGQMQCKVYDSLLALPQDLQAARALIVVCIILAVLGVLLSVVGGKCTNCVEDESAKAKTMIVAGVVFLLAGLLVMVPVSWTAHNIIRDFYNPLVASGQKREMGASLYIGWAASGLLMLGGALLCCNCPPRTDKPYSARYSAARSAPASNYV